The Haloplanus sp. GDY1 genomic sequence GTTCGGCTACGACGAGAGCGCGTGGGGGGAGCACGACTACCTCACCCGGACTGCCCTCGACGCCGTCGACGCCGCGGGCCCCGTCGTCGCCGTCCGCGAGGACCTCCACGTCGTCTCGCTGGACTCGACCGCGCTGGAGCGGTTCGGCGACGACCTGCCCGAATCGAGCGTCCGCCGCGAGGGCGGCGAGCCGACGGGCGTGGTCGTCGAGCGGGGGGCGGCGGCGGTCCTCGACGCCCTCGCGCCGGACGAGTCGGGGACCGAGTCACTCCTCCGGGCCGCGCAGGCGTACGCGAACGAGCAGGGGGTCACGGCGGTTCACGACATGGTGCGGCGCTCGCACGCGCCGGCGGTGTACCGCGACCTCGCCGCCGCCGACGAGTTGACGCTGCGGGTCCGCCTCAACTACTGGGCGGACCACCTCGACGCCCTCGTCGAGACGGGGCTGCGGACCGGCCACGGCGACGGCCTGGTCCGGGTGGGGGCGATCAAGACGTTCACCGACGGCAGCATCGGTGGGCGGACGGCGAGGCTCTCGGACCCCTACGCGGACGCCCCGGACGAACGCGGCGAGTGGACCGTGCCGCCCGCCGAGTTCCGGGCGTTGCTCGACGACGCGGAGGCGGCGGGCTTCCAGGTCGCCGCCCACGCCATCGGCGACGAGGCGGTCGACGAGGTGGTGGCCGCCCTCGGCGACGCCGACGACCCCGCCGGCGCCCGCCACCGGATCGAACACGCGGAACTCGCGAGCGACGAGGCCATCGACCGGATGGCGGATTTGGGCGTCGTCGCCTCGGTCCAGCCCAACTTCCACCGCTGGGCGGGGGAGTCGGGGCTGTACGCCGACCGCCTCGGTGACCGGCGGACCGGGACGAACCGGCTCGGTGCGCTCGCGGACGCGGGCGTCCACCTCGCGTTCGGGAGCGACTGCATGCCCCTCGATCCGCTCGCCGGCGTCGCGCACGCCGTCGGCGCGCCGACCGAGTCCCAGCGGCTCGGCGTGACCGAGGCGCTGCGGGCGTACACCCTCGGCGGCGCCTACGCGGGGTTCGACGAGGGGAGGCTGGGGACGGTCGAACCGGGCAAGCGCGCGGATCTGGTCGCCCTCGACGAGTCGCCGTGGGAGAGCGACGACATCGCGGCCGTCGACGTGTCGCTGACCGTCGTCGACGGCGCGGTGGTGTACGACGGACGATAACCCTCATACGGAGTATTGTACCTGGTTACCGCTGGTTCGCCGGATCGTCTCGGCGAACCACCGGTACTGGGTTATAATAAACCGTATAACTCCGCGCCCCGACCAGTCCACCCATGACCGCCTTCTTCGACCGCCTGCGCGAGCGGATCGACCGCGTCGACAGCGTCGTCTCCGTCGGCCTCGACGCCGACCCGGATCGGATCCCCGACTTCCTCGCCGACCGTGACCTGCCGCGCTGGGCGTTCAACCGCCGGATCATCGACGCCACCCACGAGCACGCCGCCTGCTACAAGCCCAACGCCGCGTTCTACGAGGACGCCGACGGCTGGCGGGCGCTGCGGGAGACGGTGGCCTACGCGCACGGCAAGGACGTCCCGGTCCTGCTCGACGCCAAGCGCGCCGACATCGGCAACACCTCCCGGCGGTACGCGGACCTGCTCGACGCCGCGGACGCGATCACCGTCAACCCCTACATGGGTCGGGACTCGCTGGAGCCGTTCCTCTCCCGCGAGGAGGCGGGCGTGTTCGTCCTCTGTCGCACCTCGAACCCGGGTGGCGCGGACCTCCAGGACCTCGAACTCGCCTCGGGCGAACCGGTCTACCGGCGGGTGGCGGCGCTCGCGGACCTGTGGAACGAGAACGGAAACGTGGGGCTGGTCGTCGGCGCGACGGCGCCCGAGGAACTGGAGACGCTGCGGGCCGAGGTGCCCGACCTCCCCTTCCTGGTCCCCGGCGTGGGCGCACAGGGCGGCGACGCCGAGGCCGCCGTGGAGTACGGCCTCGCGGACGGGGTGGGCCTCGTCAACTCCTCGCGGGGGATCATCTTCGCCGGTGAGCAGGGCTCCCGTTCGCAGTCCGGGGACGCCGAGGCCGCCTACTTCGGAGCCGCGGGCGAGGCGGCGAAGCGACTCAAGGCGCGCCTCAACGAGTACCGGTAATCAGGCGCCCCCGCCGCGGGCCCGCGCGGCACAGGTCGAACACAGTCCGGTCGCCCGGTCGTAGTGGTCGGCACAGACCGACGCCCCGCAGCCGTCGCAGGTGTGACTGGCCGTCGCCGCCTCACACACCTGACAGATGGTCGTCACGCTCATGCGAGGGTGTACGGCGCTTCGCGGCTTCAGGCTGTGGGTCGGCTCCGGAGCTGGTCGAAGGCCGCCGCCACGGCCGCGACGTTGTACATCGTCATCGGCGCGACGAGGACGGCGGCCAGCAGGGGCGTCAGGCTCCCGAGGCCGGCGAGCGAGAGGGCGACGTTCACGGCGCCGAAGGCGACGCCGATCACGAGGCCGACGGCCGCGACGACGAGGACGAGGCCGAGGATCGACCAGCGGTTGCCGCGGGCGAGCGCCCAGCTTCGGCGCATCGCGGTGACGAAGTTCTCGCCCTCGACGGCGACGAACATCGCCATGAACACCAGCCCGACGAGCAGGACCAGACCGGGGAGGAGCAGGAGTGCGAAGCCGACCGTGAGGAGGACGGTGGTCACGAGGCCGCCGACGAGGAGGTTGGCGACGGCCCACGCCACCCCGTCGGT encodes the following:
- the pyrF gene encoding orotidine-5'-phosphate decarboxylase produces the protein MTAFFDRLRERIDRVDSVVSVGLDADPDRIPDFLADRDLPRWAFNRRIIDATHEHAACYKPNAAFYEDADGWRALRETVAYAHGKDVPVLLDAKRADIGNTSRRYADLLDAADAITVNPYMGRDSLEPFLSREEAGVFVLCRTSNPGGADLQDLELASGEPVYRRVAALADLWNENGNVGLVVGATAPEELETLRAEVPDLPFLVPGVGAQGGDAEAAVEYGLADGVGLVNSSRGIIFAGEQGSRSQSGDAEAAYFGAAGEAAKRLKARLNEYR
- a CDS encoding amidohydrolase, coding for MTDAVDLLLTDAEVHTLARPDETAEAVAVRDGRIVRVGDAYELDFLAGVDTRVVDLDGRVLLPGFVDAHTHLEVVGRTLVNADLSAAESRAEALDALRERAAAVDAGDPVLGFGYDESAWGEHDYLTRTALDAVDAAGPVVAVREDLHVVSLDSTALERFGDDLPESSVRREGGEPTGVVVERGAAAVLDALAPDESGTESLLRAAQAYANEQGVTAVHDMVRRSHAPAVYRDLAAADELTLRVRLNYWADHLDALVETGLRTGHGDGLVRVGAIKTFTDGSIGGRTARLSDPYADAPDERGEWTVPPAEFRALLDDAEAAGFQVAAHAIGDEAVDEVVAALGDADDPAGARHRIEHAELASDEAIDRMADLGVVASVQPNFHRWAGESGLYADRLGDRRTGTNRLGALADAGVHLAFGSDCMPLDPLAGVAHAVGAPTESQRLGVTEALRAYTLGGAYAGFDEGRLGTVEPGKRADLVALDESPWESDDIAAVDVSLTVVDGAVVYDGR